In one window of Protaetiibacter larvae DNA:
- a CDS encoding RNA degradosome polyphosphate kinase, which produces MDTESPLGDATLAADLLDDYDADPAPIDDGTLPGDRFLDRELSWLAFNQRVLELAEDPALPLLERANFLAIFASNLDEFFMVRVAGLKRRIDTGLAVPTNVGRAPLDVLADISERAHELQERHARAFRDLVKPDLDAAGIHIEGWNDLDESDREVMQEAFQTQIFPVLMPLAVDPAHPFPYISGLSLNLSIRVRNPKTGKVEFARLKVPQNLPRFVQLPTKGQLRYIPLEDLIANHLGDLFPGMEVLEHHEFRVTRNEDVVIEEDETENLLQALEKELLRRRFGSPIRLEISDDMDDVTLGLLMQELRITTQEVYRLPAPLDLAGLFEITRLDRPELKYPRRVPTTSVALQPSEPTEAPDIFASISRGDILVHHPYESFATSVQTFLEQAAADPHVLAIKQTLYRTSGDSPIVEALIAAAEAGKAVLALVEIKARFDEQANISWARKLEKAGVHVVYGLVGLKTHCKLALVVRQEGGTLKHYSHIGTGNYNPKTSRIYEDLGLFTADDIVGKDLTRLFNELSGYAIEKKFKRLLVAPLHLRAGLLKRIDAEADAARAGRPSGIRIKVNSMVDEAIIDALYRASQAGVPVDVWVRGICSLRPGVAGLSENIRVRSILGRYLEHSRIFSFLNDGDPQVYIGSADMMHRNLDRRVEALVRLVKPEHLAETDALFELALDPGTSAWHLGPDGEWTRHNRDEQGKPLRDLQDEVWRQVSSRRRGGIR; this is translated from the coding sequence ATGGACACGGAAAGCCCGCTCGGCGACGCCACCCTCGCCGCGGATCTGCTCGACGATTACGACGCGGACCCCGCGCCGATCGACGACGGCACTCTCCCCGGCGACCGCTTCCTCGACCGCGAGCTGAGCTGGCTCGCGTTCAACCAGCGCGTGCTCGAACTCGCCGAGGATCCGGCCCTGCCGCTGCTCGAGCGGGCCAACTTCCTGGCGATCTTCGCCTCCAACCTCGACGAGTTCTTCATGGTGCGCGTCGCCGGCCTCAAACGCCGCATCGACACCGGGCTCGCCGTGCCCACGAACGTCGGTCGCGCCCCGCTCGACGTGCTCGCCGACATCTCCGAACGCGCCCACGAACTGCAGGAACGCCACGCCCGCGCCTTCCGCGACCTCGTGAAGCCCGACCTGGATGCCGCGGGCATCCACATCGAGGGCTGGAACGACCTCGACGAGTCGGACCGCGAGGTCATGCAGGAGGCCTTCCAGACCCAGATCTTCCCGGTGCTCATGCCGCTCGCGGTCGACCCGGCGCACCCCTTCCCGTACATCTCGGGCCTCTCGCTCAACCTCTCGATCCGGGTGCGCAACCCGAAGACCGGCAAGGTGGAGTTCGCGCGCCTCAAGGTGCCGCAGAACCTGCCGCGGTTCGTGCAGCTGCCCACCAAGGGCCAGCTGCGCTACATCCCCCTCGAGGACCTCATCGCCAACCACCTGGGCGACCTGTTCCCCGGCATGGAGGTGCTCGAGCACCACGAGTTCCGGGTGACCCGCAACGAGGACGTGGTGATCGAGGAGGACGAGACCGAGAACCTGCTGCAGGCGCTCGAGAAGGAGCTGCTGCGCCGCCGCTTCGGCTCGCCCATCCGGCTCGAGATCTCGGACGACATGGACGACGTGACGCTCGGCCTGCTCATGCAGGAGCTGCGGATCACGACCCAGGAGGTCTACCGGCTGCCCGCGCCGCTCGACCTGGCGGGCCTGTTCGAGATCACCCGACTCGACCGGCCGGAGCTCAAGTACCCGCGCCGCGTGCCCACCACCTCGGTCGCGCTGCAGCCGAGCGAGCCGACCGAGGCGCCCGACATCTTCGCCTCGATCAGCAGGGGCGACATCCTCGTGCACCACCCCTACGAGTCGTTCGCGACGAGCGTGCAGACCTTCCTCGAGCAGGCGGCCGCCGACCCGCACGTGCTCGCCATCAAGCAGACGCTCTACCGCACGAGCGGCGACAGCCCCATCGTCGAGGCCCTCATCGCGGCGGCCGAGGCCGGCAAGGCGGTGCTCGCGCTCGTGGAGATCAAGGCCCGCTTCGACGAGCAGGCCAACATCTCGTGGGCGCGCAAGCTCGAGAAAGCGGGCGTCCACGTCGTCTACGGGCTCGTGGGGCTCAAGACCCACTGCAAGCTCGCGCTCGTCGTGCGACAGGAGGGCGGCACCCTCAAGCACTACAGCCACATCGGCACCGGCAACTACAACCCGAAGACGAGCCGCATCTACGAGGACCTCGGCCTGTTCACCGCGGACGACATCGTCGGCAAGGACCTCACCCGCCTGTTCAACGAGCTCTCCGGCTACGCGATCGAGAAGAAGTTCAAGCGCCTGCTGGTGGCCCCCCTGCACCTGCGGGCCGGGCTGCTCAAGCGCATCGACGCGGAGGCGGATGCGGCGCGCGCCGGGCGCCCCAGCGGCATCCGCATCAAGGTGAACTCGATGGTCGACGAGGCCATCATCGACGCGCTGTACCGGGCGAGTCAGGCCGGAGTGCCGGTGGACGTCTGGGTGCGCGGCATCTGCTCGCTGCGGCCGGGGGTGGCCGGGCTCAGCGAGAACATCCGGGTGCGCTCGATCCTCGGCCGCTACCTCGAGCACTCGCGCATCTTCTCCTTCCTGAACGACGGCGACCCGCAGGTGTACATCGGCAGCGCCGACATGATGCACCGCAACCTCGACCGCCGGGTCGAGGCCCTCGTGCGGCTCGTCAAGCCCGAGCACCTCGCCGAGACGGATGCGCTCTTCGAGCTCGCGCTCGACCCCGGCACCTCGGCGTGGCACCTCGGTCCCGACGGCGAGTGGACGCGGCACAACCGCGACGAGCAGGGCAAGCCGCTGCGCGACCTCCAGGACGAGGTGTGGCGCCAGGTGTCGAGCCGCCGCCGGGGGGGCATCCGGTGA